The region GGATGATTTGGAACTTGGGAAGTTTTACGAGAAATTTCGCAGTAAGGAATATAGCTATCACTTTCAACTCCTGAGTATATGCTAGATAGCAAAAGAAAGTCCTCACTCGTTCTACAACATTTTTCAACCTTTTGTGACATACTCTCCTCCTGTTCAAACTGCCTTGCTGCAGCTTCCATTTCCAAGATATCTTCCCTTACAGACAGTGCTAGAATGCCTCCGCAATCCAAATGAAGCGATTTTATATCTGATTTAAACCAAAGAACTATCATAATTAAAACTGATTGCATAACAATCTTGGTGATAAAAGTTGACATTAATATGAAGTTTGTTATACCATGGCGAAGGCACAGAGGATGCGAGTAGCACCGGCAATTGAGATATGCTACATAACAATCGCGTTTGCATAGACTGCAAAGAATTGTTCCATGGGAAAAAGAAGAAATAGCAATCCATTCCTTCAACTGCATCACACACCAGCGAGCACGATGCTGAAATCGGATCAAATTTACAAATGAAACCTTAATGTTTTCATGACATATCAAGTCTTGATATGAATAGTCTCGGTCTTCGAGTTCTGCACTAGCATAAAGCAGCATTGCTTCTTTGCATaggagctcctcttgaggaagGAGAGGTGTCCTGTTAAGCAAAGCATAGCGGCAGCTCGCTATTGACCCCAAAGGAAACCAATCACCAACAGCAAAGTTGACAGCTTCACCACAATTGAAACCTGAAAGTCCCAAGATCAAATGTATTTCACTGATTAGAAAGATCAGGAGACATCATTATTAAAGGTGCACCAAGTTACAGAGAAAAAGTGCAAACCAGATATCTTAGAAGAAACAAAACATACCATGGCTGAATCCAGCATGATAAGCCCTGGGAAAAGTTATTACATATTCACCAGGCTTCTGCACAGCTTTATAAACAGGAACACCATGTTCTAGCAAAACTTTGGGTGGAAACAACGTCGTCTTGCCTAAAAGGACATCAAAAGCTCCATCCTCACCCTCAGCTGACAAAATTTCTTGAGTATAAACATGCTCCCTGACAACCTTTTCAAAATCCTGAGCTGTGGGTCCAGGAATGCCATACCAAGTTTTTGCTGCCCCACAGTGATGATAATTGATGCTGCATATGCAAAGAATCTATCAGCTTAGAACTATAGGAACCAAAatggtagtagtatttcaagtagGAGGGCACCTACCTGTACAAATAATGATCTTCCACATGCCATGCAAACATGCTAAAAAGCATTCCAATGTAAAGCATTGGTTCAGTGACTCCCTGGAATAGACCAAATATATTAAGTTAGAACATTCCTAAACTCAGACTGCATAAAGTTCTAACAAAAGGATTCCATTTACCGGAATTGATGTTTCTAGAAGACGCAGTATGGATTTTGGCAGCCGTGAGAGTTTCTGAAATCAAATTATACAAGAATTACTTAAATATCCGTATAAATGTCCTGAAGAAACTTCAGAAAAGCAAAATATAATAGAAGGGAGGAAGTGGTTAGTAGAGTATAGTTATGAAGTTGGAAGTTCTGTAAGCATATGAAGAATGGTAATTGATGGAGAAAATTTGTCGAAACTAGAAAGAGCTTTGAAGGGAACGATTGTGGAAGGCACTCAAGCTCTCTAATATTATGATCTATACAAGGGTAACTAGTAGTAAAAAAGTAGGCATACAATTGCCTTAAATATGAAGAGCTTTCAATAAGGAAAAGAGGCAAGGTATTAGAATAAATTCATAAAGATCGTAAATATGGGTTTCATAGAATACAAATTTATGCGACCCAGGATATGTAACCTCGGAAGTACTTATATCTTGTCCTATTTTCATAGTAGAACTGGGATTTCAAGATCAAGGGTAATAAGAGTATGacatgataaataaataagtatttttttttggtggagTCAAGACCTTCAAGTTCCATCTGCTTTTTCCAAGCGGGTCACTGGGAGAAGATGAAAATGCACTACCATCAACATCACATGCATATTCAACACTTTCGGTCTTTCCACAAGCTATTTCATGCCAAAATTCTTTTTCCATGAATGAGGGAGGAAGGCATCCAGCACTATAATATCTACGAGTGAAAATCTTGTTCGCCATTTTCTCGAAATCACGAAATGTATAGTTTCTGAAAAAGCACACTCGTGTTGGAAGccttaaaataactaaataagattatcatatttaaaaaaaacaagtatTCACCTTCCACTCATGAAAAAGGTGACCTTGTCAACACTGTCCCATTCAGCCAAACGAAGAGGCTGCACACTAGTTGTAAATTTGAAACCAGCTTTCTCTTTCATAAGAACTACACCAGCAGGCACAGAAGCGCTCACAGGAGATACAATCTTGCAGATACCTGAAGATGAAGCAAATTTTCAGCAGTAGGTTTTCGATCCAAGGGCCTAGAACACCAAATTATCAAATAATGAAGTACAGTGTGAATGAAGGAAGAAATGGACC is a window of Salvia splendens isolate huo1 chromosome 3, SspV2, whole genome shotgun sequence DNA encoding:
- the LOC121796138 gene encoding lysine-specific demethylase JMJ706-like, whose product is MVEGRACMPRESKLDFLKRKRLDRMKIEREDDSPFLTNMMHRSGGEALRPASCGVRMHRNSFMSSIIGSNLNERAEISKRKAEKFDTPDFEWTEKIPECPLYTPSMEEFQDPLVYLQKIAPEASKYGICKIVSPVSASVPAGVVLMKEKAGFKFTTSVQPLRLAEWDSVDKVTFFMSGRNYTFRDFEKMANKIFTRRYYSAGCLPPSFMEKEFWHEIACGKTESVEYACDVDGSAFSSSPSDPLGKSRWNLKKLSRLPKSILRLLETSIPGVTEPMLYIGMLFSMFAWHVEDHYLYSINYHHCGAAKTWYGIPGPTAQDFEKVVREHVYTQEILSAEGEDGAFDVLLGKTTLFPPKVLLEHGVPVYKAVQKPGEYVITFPRAYHAGFSHGFNCGEAVNFAVGDWFPLGSIASCRYALLNRTPLLPQEELLCKEAMLLYASAELEDRDYSYQDLICHENIKVSFVNLIRFQHRARWCVMQLKEWIAISSFSHGTILCSLCKRDCYVAYLNCRCYSHPLCLRHDIKSLHLDCGGILALSVREDILEMEAAARQFEQEESMSQKVEKCCRTSEDFLLLSSIYSGVESDSYIPYCEISRKTSQVPNHPFCDGNGSAGTQTSYCYYDSGFGSSSLMSTENPDYNTNEHAVPNLKNQMSQLLSRHIVGNSSEVSKSSSREYVSSQSKIGHYLATRDTTIEESDDSDSEIFRVKRRSSKVDQKIECLSQSANTEQQGFKRLKKLQPEVHCKQLTSYECCPTADHDQIRHGNSNSADSKEASFGGDKPPTARRIPISIKFKRKESVVVTNHGEIDRDRIHVNELGKTMREPRQTEIGPKRLKIRGPSVLGHTERLD